The genomic segment GATGTGCTGTGTTGTTATATTCTTAGATGCCAACACATTCTGAGGACGCACACACTAATAGACTTGTATAAATGACACCATACACACAAGACCTCTCATAGTTGACTTTAATGATGTTGCCATGTGCTGCACATGATTTCTTTTACAGCTCTGATGCTCAGCCAGATGCCATTGTGTCCCTGATCCAGGGGGTGTAGTTACAAACCTTGGTGTACACCCCAGGCTTGTTTCTCAGGGCACAACCATGTCCCCAAGACACAACTCCCTGGAGCTCGCCGCCACACATCATGGGACCCCCGGAGTCACCCTGAGGATAGAGAGATGAAGGTTCCCTTACTGGTGCATCATTCACGTAGAGAGGCAAAAAGCAACAGTGTTTTTTTGCCTGTTACAGCAGCCTTAACCTCTACATTACCTGACAGGAGTCCTTTCCTCCCTTCAGATAGCCGGCACACATCATGTTTTCAGTGATTTGGAAAGGATATGCATTAAAGCATGTGTCATCGCTCAGGAGGGGGGCCTCAAGGCACTGCAACTTATCAGGGTACCTCGctggaaaagacagaaaaagaagatgcattaatgtttttatgtgtttgaaGGAATCAGAAACACAGCCGGTGTTTAACTCACAGCCTTCATCGCTTGGACGAAGACTCCCCCATCCAGAGATCTGGCACAGTGTTCCGTCACTGGCACACTTGGAGGGGAGGGTTGCAGGGCGCACAAAGCTGTTCAGAGTGGCCGGTCGACTCAGTCTGATAAGCATGATATCACTGTCCTGCGAGCGGGGGTTGTAGTCAGGGTGGCGGATAAACTCAGCAGACATAATGTGCTGCTCAGTCCCCTCGGGTTCCCAGATGTCGTGCTCTCCCAGACGAACTTCTATATTCGACCTGTGTTAAGAGATGAATGTCAGTCACCTcccttgttgtttttctcaccaGGATCTAAGAAAAATGTACGTTTCTTACTTTGTTTTGCAGTGTGCAGCAGAGAGCACCCACTCATCAGACAGAAGAGTCCCTCCGCAGAAGTTGTACCCATCGAAGAGAGACACCTGGTAGGGCACGGAGTGTTTCGGGCACTCATATCCTCCGACAATTTTGTTGCCTTCCTCCAGGGAAGCTAACGGCATTTGGAATAAAGacgagacaaaaacaaaaacaaacatggaatcATTCAATTTGTAAACATCTTAATCTCCGGGCCTACCTTTCTCAACAGTGTctgacatttctgtaaattacCTGCCGCTCCAAAGAGagtgagaagaaggaaaagCTTCATGACTTCTGTTTGTTATACTGGCAGATTAATGTGCACTTTCCCCCGAGCTTCAGGTATTTCAGCCCTTTTTTATCTTTCTTCTCAAGGTCTTCTATCATTAGCGATACACCTCAAACACTAAACATGTGTTGAATTTCCCTGGTCACATAGGGTTAAATGCATGTATGGCAGAAAACAGCAGGTGTTTTTGTCTGATTACGTTTTCTAAGAGATTTTGAGGACTTTCTGTGTTAAGTCAGGGGCCTTGCTCTTTGTAAGTTTAAACTCAACAGTCTCTTTTTGATGCAACACTTTAATTGTGCAATCAGATTGTGGAAAATGGCATATGCACATCTTTAAATGACTTGGAACCACAAAGTGACTTTCATGTTTCTGGACGTTGAGTAAGACTTGGTAACTCAGATGGTTTCAAAGATAATACTCCTACAGGCAAATCTTTATATCGTCAGAAAATGTGATAAAATAGTTTCCTTTACACTATCAGTGAAGAGTCACACGTCGACACTGAAAGCGCACACATACCtatatttagaaatgttttaaaaaacacatttttaacgCACAACTCCATTCAGTCCACTCACCAGCTGTCACTCTTTGTTTAGGGATGATTTACACTCTCACTTACCCAATATTACAAAACTGCAGGTCACTGCTGAGTCAATGCTGCAGAATGGAGACGTTGAGGTACCAGGCTCAGTTACTCATGCATGAGCATAGGTGTTTATCAGCACCAGacaggaaaacatttaaatgtgagggTGCATTTAACCAAACCCTATCATTATACACTTAAGACAAAAATATAACGCATTCCCATCCAGCACAGGCAAGTTCTCCCCCCCTCATTACTGTGTGGCACACACACCATCAGCCTCATTCCTCTTCCAATATGCGTATCACAGCTCGTGTTCTTTGATCGTTGACAAATGCTTCTACTTGGCTCAGACTGTTGGGACGCGCTCACTCTGTAAAGATGCAAACATCTTAAATAGCATGTGTTCACTGTTTGTTTCACTTGTTCTGACTAGATTTCAGAGGGATACATACCCATCACATTTTCAGCAGAAAACATGAGGCCAGAGGACATTAAAGCAGCCTCCAATTACATCTATtagagaaaaagaaactgacCCGATTTCCCCCCCCTTTGCAGCATTTACCACTCTAACCCTTGGTTATAATACATGgaaaaagagttttttttatttatatctggCGTTCTGTGCATGTTTAACCAGTTCCGTTTCCCCCTAATCCCATTCCACTGGACCTCAAAATACCcttggagagacagagagagcccTGTGTTACAGGTCTGTATATGACTTCCCCGTTGTCAGGCTTGTTTGCTCTCAGACAGAGCCCAGGCTGATTATTCATATCCTTTAGGTCTGCTGAGGGGGGACCAGCCGCTGTGGTTGAAAAGCAGAGACGAATGTAAGGAAGTGGTTTAAGTTATTGAGGTtcagctcttttttttctttttctgtgtgtggtgtgtttcaTGGAAAAAAACGTCAGTGAGCCATGAGGACGAAAGCCATTGGCACCGGCCTtgacttgaaaaacaaaattcctGACCTCTCCACACCCGAGAGACGGAGGATTTGATTTCCAGTCAGCACCGCAACAAGATCAACAAACCTTTGAGGTTTTCAGCACACAGTAGATTGCCactctttgtgtctttctgaCAGCGTTGGTGCAGTACAGAAATTTCAGCACAATGGTTTCTGTACCACCTTTGGACTCAGCGCCCCCACCACCCCTGCAGAAGGAGCTGTGgattcagacatgcactgtgTTTTGCAGTCAACAGCAAAGAAAAATACTGGGTGTACAACAGTGATGCTGGGAGCTGGAATAGGTCATTAGTCTGTCACTGtcccacacacaaagaaagacacacacacacacacacacacacacacacacacatatacacacgaTTTAGTTGTGccttccaggtgactcccccaccctcccagctgctgcagtgaaTAATAAACCCCCCGACTCCAACTGCATATATCAACCACGGTTAAAACAAAATTCCCTTGAAACCTCCACTAGTTGTTTTACACACCCAAATTGCTATTTGTGTGGCACACACATAATTGCACGTTTGGTTGGTAAATCAAGAACTCTGGCAAGCCCTGGGCTCTGAAGGCTTCCCTCAAACTATAGCCTTGGGATAGCTATTAATATCCCTTacagacagcagcagaatgCTCTGCCTTTACGTTCTCCTAAAGACTCCGACAgcaaaaagtgttttgtttaaaaaaaaaacacacacattttagcACAGAAATGAAAACTGGAGGATGTATTGCGAGGGGGATTATGACCAAATGAAACAAAGTAGTCACAGTGTCTAGACTTCAGCTAAAACAGGTTTGTCACTTAACGTTACAAATGTAGCTGAACGGTGCAGGAGTTTTAAGGAGTGATTAAATAGTTAAACTGGGTCCgattatttaaaacagtttcCTGCAGCAACAGCAGATTAATTTTGGTCTTGGCGTAAGAGATCTCTCAATGGGGACATTTTTTAAACactgaatgtttatttatcAAAAAAAGGGGAGAGGGCTATGATAACaatgacatgactgctcctgCCCACACACTCAAATACGGGTGTTGGTCTGAATTCATGCAGGGGCCTGAGAGCGtgtgcacagacacatgcatgtaatgtctctcactccttctccctctctttcttccccctctctctttccttttttcctccccCTCACATCTGGACTTTTGGCAGGACACGgttcctgtgttgtgtgtgggtgcatCAGCAGGGGACTCGGCTTTAGGGCTGGGCAGGTTCGAGCAGCTCACAACTGCAAAAATCTGATCAGTTCATGACTTTGAGGCTCATTGAGAAAAAAGTTAGACCTTGGACATCGCCGCAATCACCAAGATGCTTCTGTCTCTGATTGTCTGAGTCCCTATTGTCATTGTGCTTTCAGAATTTTCATCAAGGCatcgtctgtttctcttcaaATATGAAAGCAGACATGACCAGTTTTCATATGAAGATATGTGTCACAACATTCAGCTGTGGATCATTCAGCAGATGAACGCAGAGATCCATATGGTGGTTAATACTGTAAATTTCAAACATCTTTTCATTTCAATCTAATTAACTACATGGCAACAACTTTGCTGAATATGACTCATTgactgacatttaaaaataagttgGCACAAACCAGCTGCTTTAAATGTATTGGCCATATCCTTTGCAACATCTGTAAAATTTTTGTTTGATGAAGTTTGTTGCTACAGGATGTCAAACTGAGCCACATAATAAGAATTAATCCTGGACATCAGTGTGTTTAGTCCTGAAATGTGAAGGAACACAGATGATAGTgattgaggaaacagcttaTTCTTCATATTTTGCAATGCTCCATGGAAAAtctaacaaaaaaagaaaacatagcACTTACACATGCACTAATGTGTGGGTTGTGGGGCAGAGGAATCAAGAGTAAAGAGGAACTGTGTGGGAGGAAATATGAGCATGAAGTCAAACTCAGATGTAAGTTCTCTCCCCCACTGAAAGGTGGGACTCTACTCTGGGGAGATGAGATGGATTTTCTGTGTCTGCAGCCGACTCCGCCCCATGTTCATCTTGTTCTGATGTTCCCAAAGCTAATGTCTCTGCCTGTTTGTATGCATTTCTGCAGATTCTTTTTAACTGCTTGAGGAGATGTAATGACATATTCACTTGTGATATGTCTTGTAAAGTCTTTGTATAATTACGGATTAAATAAGTTTAAGGTGGCTTCCCTTTAGTTTTTGGCTTGCTGTTTTTCTCATTCCCTCCAATTCTTTGTGCACCTTTTGGtatgttgtaaatatttaatctaATAAGCATCAGCAACCGAAACATCCTATGTCCTTCTCTACTTTTCTATTGGGAGTTTGTGCTAAATTTGTTTTACTAAACTACAGTAATTAATACCTCAAATCTGCAAACGTAGAAAACCGTGCTGCATATTCCcctctgtcaaggaggttatgtattcattccatttgtctgtttgaaagattttattcaaaaaacacaacgtttattttcttgaaacttgatTGAAGGTTGAGGTATGATCCACAAAACAAcctaatatatttatattcaaatcTTAGTCATCTAGGGCAGATATAAGATTTCTTCCCCAACTTATTTTACAATTGCAAGATGTGGTgctctttgacattttttaaatttcttaaCAAAAATTCACATGTCTTAAAGGAAAACAGGCATATGAAGAATGCTATATCTATGAtcagatacatttttcaaatctttCTGTGTACATGGTATATGTATCTGATCTTAATACATGTCCATGCAATTTGGTGTGAAAGTGATCAATGATCAGTTGGAGGAGGTGTACTCTCTCTTACTTTGTGGAGATTTTGTGTGCTCAATATTGGTATCTTCATTTGTATGTGACCCTGTAACACATCGCAAACTGCACTTAAATTCATTTTGCAGTAAGacgctgaaaaaaaaaaacagcagatagCTCAGATATGTGGGCTTCCTATACTGACAATAGCTCTAAAAATGCTATTAAAGATGTGGGATTCCTCGACAGAGGTACCACAGTTGTGTCCAGCTTCAAGTGGTCAGAGGCAAAGAGGGAGTAGTCTATgataaaagaaatacaactaTTTGATAACAGGAAATTAGGTTCTGGTGCGACAATCGTACACATAATGCAAAGTAAAGAGAATGGATGTATAAAAAACCTATGTAACCTACACGTCCAGATGGCAATTCCAACGGTCAACACGGAGCAATTATGCTCAACCTCAAGCAAACATGTGTTCAGCCCACATAGCGAAAAACACATTacgcagcagcatcactggtgaaCATGAGAAGTTGCTGCTCCACTCATATACAGTCATCCCAGTAAACCCACAATTTATGCGTTTAGCTGTTTggttagttgtttttttcacttttggaGTTTCCCAATGAATGAACGTGTTGCAGCAGGACGTTCTGCGTCAGACTCAAACTTATCAGCAGACAATATCCTGCAGGTAAGGGCTGagagtcagacagagacacacacacacacacacacacacacacacacacacacaacttgatCCATGACTTCAGGGGACATTAAATAGATGTCTTGGAGACGCTTACTTTACCCATAGTTACTGACCCAGATcttacctaaacctaacctaGCCTTACCCTAGCCCTAGTCCTAGTCGTAGCCCAaacataaaactaaaactaaaatttACTTAACCTAACTTAACTTAGCTTAgcttaccttaaccttaaccttatccttaaccttaaccttaaccttaaccttaaccttaaccttaacctttaccttaacctgaacctgaacctgaacctgaacctgaatctaaacccaaacccaaacttTACTTAAACTTTTTCCTAAACCACATTGAATCATGTCttaactttaaaatgttgataaaGATGATTGCATATTATGCAGACTTGCTTTTGTCACCATAATGCGACTATGTGAACAGATTTAAATCCCCACAATATAAGAAATACTTTGactgcacactcacacagacacacagacacagacacacactcacacacacacacgcacacatcattTATACACTGTGTAAGGAGGCAAAatctttgttttatgttttactgaAAAATCACAGATTATTTCTGCCATTAAGTTTATGTGCACTGTCAGAGTGTGGGTCTATAGTacatggagggaggggggggggggcggcgggggggggggggggggggtgctcgtGATCCCGCCTTGATGGGAGCGATGACGTCACATATGTAAGGACTCCAGGATCCGAGCTCCGCAGTTTTTCCTCTGGATTCGTCTCTGCCGTCCGCTGCGGACACATCCTCCTCTTTGTGGAAggtacttttatttttctcacaaactttgtctgtctttgtctgtctgtgtttgtgtgcgtgtgtgtgtgcgcgtctcCGGCTGTCAGGAAGATTACAGAAGGATCCAGGTTATCAAGCCTGACCCAGAAAACAACCCTGTGAGGTTTTTAATTCGCtttttctcatgttgttttctgcctcaaaacaaaaaatgtttatatgcaATTATCTGTTTAAATGCGACAAAAGTGGTAATTAAGTACATGAAGTGGAGTTCTGTTGATCTGATGTTGATTTCACTCAGGAGAACCTGGTGTGCAGTTTATATTTGGTGCAAAGATTACAGAGAAAAGCgtttagttttctttcttttcttgtgtGTGGAAGTTGGTGTCATATAAGATTTGTCTTATTGTCTGTTGTGGGTCATGAAAATTTTGTGAAGCAGCGGATCATGATTGTTGTTACCCCATGATGACAGAGTTCAAGTCATGCCCCCGCAGACAGCATCCTCCCCAGGCCTTTTAGAGGAATTGACTTAAGTGAAGTCCTTTTTTTTGTAGAATGAATGTCCTGATTTtgaatttcagtttttaaaatgagGTACATTTTATGTATTAATTATGGATTGCTATTGGACTCTAggttaacatttaaatgttttttttttaattcaggttCAAAGACAATGATGGAGCTCATGACTGCTACCCCTTTCTACGCCATGAACACATCAGACATCACTGGAAGAAACAACTCCTTGTACGAAGACGACGAAGAGTATGACTACAAGGACGAGCACGCTGAGTTGAGACAGTCCCTCAACATCATGTCTCTCATTGTTTACTGCCTGGCCTTTGTTCTCGGTGTGTTCGGGAATGGAGTGGTTATCTGGGTGACCGGGTTCAAGATGAAGAAAACCGTTAACACCATTTGGTTCCTCAATCTTGCTGTGGCCGACTTCCTCTTCACGGCGTTCCTGCCCCTGAGCGTGACGTACACGGCCATGGATTTCCACTGGCCTTTTGGCAACTTTATGTGCAAGGTGAACAGCACTGTGAGCTTTCTGAACATGTTCGCCAGCGTCTACATCCTGGTGGTGATCAGTGTGgacagatgtgtgtctgtggtgtggcCCGTCTGGGCCCAGAACCACCGAAGTGTACGCAAGGCTTCCTGTGTGAGTCTGGGTGTTTGGATACTGGCTCTGATTCTCAGCGCTCCATACTTCATCTTCAAGGACACTGGGCCATCCTATCACAATGAAGACATCATCAACTGCTTCAACAACTTTGCCCTTTCTGACGACTATGAAACACCATCAGTAAATGAGCTGCGACAGTTTCGACATCAGACCATGACCATCACCCGCTTCCTCCTGGGATTCGTCGTCCCCTTCACCGTCATTGTCTCCTGCTATGCCGTCATCATCCATCGTCTCAGGAGGAACCGCACCTTGGCCAGCCAATCGAGTCGCCCCTTCAAGATCATCGCTGCCGTCATCGCCACTTTCTTCTTGTGCTGGGCACCGTATCACATCATGGCTCTAATCGAGATGGTTAATCACACAGCGATCCACTCGAGTGAAACATTGGACCACGTCATCACTATCGGTGTCCCCATAGCAACCAGCCTGGCCTTTCTCAACAGCTGCTTGAACCCACTGCTGTATGTGTTCATGGGCCAAGATTTCAAGGAAAAGGTCCGCAAGTCCATCCTGAACGTGTTGGAGACGGCCTTCCAGGAGGAAGTGTCTCGCTCATATACATACACAAACTCAATGGTCACCAGTCGGAGTAAAGAGAAGTCCGTGTCTGATGCTGAGGTGTAAGGTTGCCCATGATAGGGATAAACAAATACTCTAACTGTGTAGAACATATATAACTGTATATAACCAATAACTTTGAATTCATGGACCCTCAAGACAACCTGTATATATATGATGTGAGATTGGAATATTCCTTATTATTTGatagatatttgttttatgatTTGCTAGCGGTCAGGTCTAAAGCAGATAGCTGTCCTCTTATGAAGCTGGCACGTGGTGATACTGAACAACTGGTTGTGTGATGCTTTAGTGGGCTGCTGTATTTTGAAATGATGGAAGGGTATTTCAAGGGACAATAAAGTCTATTTATGTAAAATAAGTGTCATAATCATAGGGAAGTGAATGCTTTCCAGAATAATCTAAGACAGAACAGGGAGAAAAATGCACACATATTACCGttatacacataaacacacacaggtagtcAAACTGAATGACATGTACAGTGCCATTCATTATACAGTACTTTTGTTAGCTGCACCATGACAGCTATAAGGGATGCACTGTGCCACTTTATCGGAAACACTAATTTCAGAATAGGTATTACATTAGTTTATGGCTAAATTtgtgcaacacaaacatgacagagatgTTGTAACATGTGGTTGATGTAAGGGAACATTGTGTTTCTCATCTGTCTCCTAAATTCCAGTTGTTGATTTTGATGTCTTCATCCGTCTGTTGCATCAAAGACAGCAAGCAATAAAACGAGGAGTTTATAAGTCATGATCAGAGACTCTTTTTTATCATTAAATACGCTGTCACATGACCTACAAAACATACTAATAAGGGACGTATGGAACAGATTTAACTGAAAATAGCATCTACAGTGTTAAGTAGTGTTGGCCCATCACTGAGGATTATACAATGTTCATTTCCTTACTTTCCCCTGGTACCCAACCCACTGACACCACTACTTGTGTGCATGATAAAATACAttgacagtgtgtttgtgtgtgtgtgtgtgtgtgtgtgtgtgtgtgtgtgtgtgtgtgtgtgtgtgagctgactTTAGACCGCTACATGTCAACTGCATGCTTTGATAAACATGTTATTCAGCATTAGGACTGGTTCATGAGGGCTTGACAAAGAACTATGTTACCATCAGATTGTTGTGGTTATTTTGAACTTGCATTGTAGCGTTTCGTTTGATCATTGGATCATGGTTAGTTTTTTTACAAGGGGATACTTTAATGTATGTGCCCCCCACCCTGAGTACATGCATGTTGTGCTAACCTCTCAAATTTTTAAATGCATCGTGTCAATTTACCTTCATGATGGACAAAAATACATATACTCACATTTCCAAAGCAAGAATCAATCAGTTCTCAAAGTTGTTGCTGATTAATTGAATGGAAATAACTGTAATAGCACACTTTTCTGTGTCATAATCTGAACCTCTGTatcaaagatacatttttatgtaaaCAGTGTAAatgattattgtttatttttgccttttttaacCCTACAGTGGCGAACTCTTTTACTAGTCcatatatgatgatgatgactgtTATTGTGATTCTTGTTGTTTACCattatttctattattaaaatattatttagatttaacaccTTTCTCACTTGTAATGTTCATCTCATTATCACTTTAAAACACTGTAATTAATATGTTTGTATTAGGAAAGGCTGCAAATCAGTGGCTGTTACGTGGTCAGGAAGTGGACAAATCATCAGTCAATTGTATAAATATTCAGCAACTatggaagcgtattgcattcacctgaaaacattttaaatagtgtttttttGAGATAATTATCTCAGAAATTCCGACCATAAGAATGTGAACGTTTTATAAATACTGAACGACATGATGTATAGTACTTATTACGAATTTTATGAGGATAAGATAGATAAATGAAATATAGGTTTAATTTTTGTCCAAATTTCAAATTTTTCTTTTGTTAGTCTTTTGTAGTTCACTGTTATTTATACAGAAGTGGAGTCTGACAGTTTAAAGAGACGTGATACATCATGGCGCTAATACAAGGAACGTTGCCAAACAAAAGACTGTCTAAGAGTGCAACAGGTACATGTAGCACGCTGAACAAGGGCTCTATGCGAAACCTCCATGCAAAATGTAACTTCAGCAAAATACTAGATTAGAATTATCACAGAAAAACTGAgcctttttactttttcttttttttttaaatgaaaatttaTAAATTCAAATTCTGAGAACCTACTTCGGAATCAGATAATGATGTGAATTTCTCGTAACAGagtttttcattctttcaaGTCAATGCAATTCGCTTCTGTACAGGGACAGCATAAAGTATTCATATCTGATAAACAGTGCAAAAACAGGATGCATGACAACCAACACGTGTGCAGTAGCTCTCGTCAGAATGTGTCAAATATATTCCGACTTCAGATGTAATGAATGGATCTACAGATGGTCTGCAGGTCCAGCTTCAGAACGGAGTCGGCTTCTGTTCCAACTGTTTGGCAGCCTTGAGTGACTGACAGATGCTGATGTGAATTGCTAGTGGTGCAGGGCAGGGTGAAGTGAGGGGATAGTAAATGATGTAAGACTACATAGAAGCGGTTTCACACtgtcaacacaaaacaacaagaagTATCATGTATTTTCAAAGTTGCTGAACTGTAATATTATCATAATATACATCATGCAGCTCATGTATCAGTGAAGACACTCATTTAGTTGACATGACAATTGCAATTACACAGCGCAAACCGTGCaaataaatggttttgtatttatatagagcttttttagtcttgatgaccaatCAAAGCAAGTGTGAGCGTGGGCATAAGATTTGATGGTGGGGAGGAGTTTCTTGTGTATGGGCCACTTGTGGTTCCTCCTCAGTGGCAGTGACATATTACAACACAGAGGGCAGTTTATATTGACCTGTCAGAGTTTGATCGGGGAAACGTCTGGTGCAGATTCATCCTCGACAGACCTCGGGACTTAGAGAAAGGTACGTTACATTTTGAATTATCACGACCAAATTATTAGACCAAGATCTACATCTTACGCTTGATTTGAATAATAAAGCATTAATTATTCCGTAAATTTGCCACTTTTCTGGCTTGACGACTTccaaaaatgatttgtttgtatAAACATTAATGTACAAAAAGCCTGCTGTATTTGTTTGGATGTAAATGTGATTAAACAGTGAGAGTATGTCGAATTGATATCTCTATggacacaaaaaaaattgattaattTTTGTGGTGACGAATGTTTCTAGTAGGGTAAAAGGTAGAATAAGTCTTCGGGAAACAaatgttaagtgtgtgtgtgtgtgtgtgtgtgtgtgtgtgtgtgtgtgtgtgtgtgtgtgtgtgtgtgtgtgtgtgtgtgtgtgtgtgtgtgtgtgtgtgtttgtgtgtgtgtgtgtgtgtgtgtgtgtgtgcttgcgtgcgtCTCAAGGTGTCAGGAAGATTATAGAAGGATCCAGGTTATCAAGCTTGACCAAGAAAACATCCCTGTAAGGGTTTTAGTTAGCTTTTTCTCATGTTGTTCTCTGCATAAAAATTAAGTACTTgaagtggattttttttgtgtgttttattatctgtggttctgtttttttattttaaagttctgTTGATCTGATGTTGATTTCACTCAGGAGAACCTGGTGTGCAGTTTATATTTGGTGCAGATTACAGAGAAAAacgttttcttttatttattttcttgcgTCTAGAAGTTGGTGTCGTATAAGATTTGTCTTATTGTCTGTTGTGGGTCATGAAAATGTTGTGAAGCAGCGGGTCATGATTGTTGTTACCCCGTGATTACAGAGTTCAAGTCATGCCCCCGCAGACAGCATCCTCCCCAGGCCTTTTAAAGGACCTGACATAagtgaatcattttttttttaggaatgAATGTCCTGCTTTTGAATTTCAATTTTCAAATGAAGTACATTTAAATCTCATGTATTAATTGTGGATTGTTATTGAACTCTATGTTaacctttaaatgttttgtttttgattcagGTTCAAAGGCAATGATGGAGCAAATGACTGCTTTCCCTTTCTACGCCATGAACAC from the Limanda limanda chromosome 11, fLimLim1.1, whole genome shotgun sequence genome contains:
- the LOC133013470 gene encoding trypsin-3-like isoform X1, coding for MFVFVFVSSLFQMPLASLEEGNKIVGGYECPKHSVPYQVSLFDGYNFCGGTLLSDEWVLSAAHCKTKSNIEVRLGEHDIWEPEGTEQHIMSAEFIRHPDYNPRSQDSDIMLIRLSRPATLNSFVRPATLPSKCASDGTLCQISGWGSLRPSDEGSRYPDKLQCLEAPLLSDDTCFNAYPFQITENMMCAGYLKGGKDSCQGDSGGPMMCGGELQGVVSWGHGCALRNKPGVYTKVCNYTPWIRDTMASG
- the LOC133013470 gene encoding trypsin-3-like isoform X3 produces the protein MKLFLLLTLFGAAASLEEGNKIVGGYECPKHSVPYQVSLFDGYNFCGGTLLSDEWVLSAAHCKTKSNIEVRLGEHDIWEPEGTEQHIMSAEFIRHPDYNPRSQDSDIMLIRLSRPATLNSFVRPATLPSKCASDGTLCQISGWGSLRPSDEARYPDKLQCLEAPLLSDDTCFNAYPFQITENMMCAGYLKGGKDSCQGDSGGPMMCGGELQGVVSWGHGCALRNKPGVYTKVCNYTPWIRDTMASG
- the LOC133013470 gene encoding trypsin-3-like isoform X2, translating into MKLFLLLTLFGAAASLEEGNKIVGGYECPKHSVPYQVSLFDGYNFCGGTLLSDEWVLSAAHCKTKSNIEVRLGEHDIWEPEGTEQHIMSAEFIRHPDYNPRSQDSDIMLIRLSRPATLNSFVRPATLPSKCASDGTLCQISGWGSLRPSDEGSRYPDKLQCLEAPLLSDDTCFNAYPFQITENMMCAGYLKGGKDSCQGDSGGPMMCGGELQGVVSWGHGCALRNKPGVYTKVCNYTPWIRDTMASG
- the LOC133013466 gene encoding chemerin-like receptor 1, giving the protein MMELMTATPFYAMNTSDITGRNNSLYEDDEEYDYKDEHAELRQSLNIMSLIVYCLAFVLGVFGNGVVIWVTGFKMKKTVNTIWFLNLAVADFLFTAFLPLSVTYTAMDFHWPFGNFMCKVNSTVSFLNMFASVYILVVISVDRCVSVVWPVWAQNHRSVRKASCVSLGVWILALILSAPYFIFKDTGPSYHNEDIINCFNNFALSDDYETPSVNELRQFRHQTMTITRFLLGFVVPFTVIVSCYAVIIHRLRRNRTLASQSSRPFKIIAAVIATFFLCWAPYHIMALIEMVNHTAIHSSETLDHVITIGVPIATSLAFLNSCLNPLLYVFMGQDFKEKVRKSILNVLETAFQEEVSRSYTYTNSMVTSRSKEKSVSDAEV